One Tripterygium wilfordii isolate XIE 37 chromosome 10, ASM1340144v1, whole genome shotgun sequence DNA segment encodes these proteins:
- the LOC120007602 gene encoding uncharacterized protein LOC120007602, whose translation MRMEMKSNFLYLAVLILGHLLLPGFSTVESPPYTVAHLGPDYEIRLYMESSWMSAPVQGTSFEKFTKQGFHRLYQYLHGTNLNSTQLPFTAPVLTSITAPIQGTLYLVKFYMSGKNTSPQPNQELDLELEKWRPQCVAVRKFSGFAKDDNINEEKEALVSSLNKQYSTGKNRLGNDDSFSVAQYNASHHLSGRLNEVWMPVQDFTADGCPTSSHGE comes from the exons ATGAGAATGGAAATGAAGAGTAATTTCTTGTACTTGGCGGTGCTGATACTCGGCCACCTCCTACTGCCTGGCTTTTCCACGGTAGAATCACCACCGTACACGGTGGCGCACTTAGGTCCAGATTACGAGATTAGACTCTACATGGAATCCTCCTGGATGTCTGCTCCTGTCCAAGGAACCTCCTTTGAAAAATTCACTAAACAAGGCTTCCACAG GTTGTACCAATACCTCCATGGGACTAACTTAAACTCTACTCAACTTCCATTTACGGCTCCAGTCTTGACAAGCATTACTGCTCCAATACAGGGGACTCTGTACTTGGTGAAGTTCTATATGTCTGGTAAGAATACTTCTCCACAACCTAATCAAGAACTGGATTTGGAGCTGGAGAAGTGGAGACCACAGTGCGTTGCGGTTAGAAAGTTTTCTGGGTTTGCAAAAGATGATAACATTAACGAAGAGAAAGAAGCTCTTGTGTCCAGTCTTAACAAGCAATATTCAACTGGAAAAAACAGACTGGGAAATGACGACTCCTTCAGCGTGGCCCAGTACAATGCCTCGCATCACCTCTCCGGCCGCCTGAACGAAGTGTGGATGCCTGTCCAAGATTTCACTGCAGATGGATGCCCAACTTCTTCTCATGGGGAATAG